A genomic region of Manihot esculenta cultivar AM560-2 chromosome 15, M.esculenta_v8, whole genome shotgun sequence contains the following coding sequences:
- the LOC110601508 gene encoding GDSL esterase/lipase At1g29670, with the protein MAGRRTKLHLLGIFLLTLASLKQHCVDGESKVPCYFIFGDSLVDSGNNNNLPTFAKANFLPNGIDFPEGPTGRFCNGRTIADVIGELLGFDNFIPPFATANGPEILKGVNYASGSAGIRNETGKHLGVNIDLSTQLQNHQVTISHIVDLLGSKDSATQYLNQCFYLFVIGSNDYIANYFLSQSYNTSSLYTLEQYAQVLIEEFSQQIMNLSKSGARKVVLSGIGPVGCTPGAIASSDTNGSLCVDWINNAINLFNNRLEILVNQLNCELTGAQFIYLNTYGIVSELITSPAFQIKIDMCYKLNLYGVSNRWELPCEDRNLHFFWDAIHPSEIANKVIGGLSYLALRKIL; encoded by the exons ATGGCTGGTCGGAGGACAAAGCTGCATTTGCTGGGCATTTTTCTGTTGACATTAGCAAGCTTGAAACAACATTGTGTTGATGGAGAATCGAAAGTGCCTTGTTATTTCATTTTTGGAGACTCCTTGGTGGATAGTGGAAATAATAACAATCTCCCGACCTTCGCTAAAGCGAATTTCCTGCCGAACGGGATTGACTTCCCGGAGGGTCCCACCGGAAGGTTTTGCAATGGTCGAACTATTGCTGATGTGATTg GGGAACTCTTGGGCTTTGACAACTTCATCCCACCATTTGCAACTGCTAATGGCCCGGAAATTCTCAAAGGTGTAAACTATGCATCTGGTTCAGCAGGAATTCGAAACGAAACCGGCAAGCACttg GGTGTTAACATAGACTTGAGCACCCAGTTGCAAAATCACCAAGTCACCATCTCCCACATAGTTGATCTGCTAGGAAGCAAAGACTCAGCCACCCAATACCTGAACCAGTGCTTCTATTTATTTGTAATTGGAAGCAATGACTATATTGCCAACTATTTCTTGTCTCAATCTTACAATACAAGCAGCCTGTACACCCTAGAGCAATATGCACAAGTTCTTATAGAAGAGTTTTCTCAACAAATTATG AATTTGTCTAAATCTGGAGCAAGAAAGGTGGTCTTGAGTGGAATTGGTCCTGTAGGCTGCACACCAGGAGCTATTGCTTCCTCAGACACAAATGGGTCCTTATGCGTGGACTGGATTAACAACGCAATAAATCTCTTCAACAACCGGCTTGAAATACTCGTAAATCAGCTCAACTGCGAGCTGACTGGGGCACAATTTATCTACTTGAACACTTATGGAATCGTGTCAGAACTTATTACTTCTCCTG CTTTTCAGATTAAAATAGACATGTGCTATAAGCTAAATCTGTATGGTGTATCCAACCGTTGGGAACTTCCATGTGAAGATAGGAATTTGCACTTCTTCTGGGATGCTATTCACCCAAGTGAAATTGCAAACAAGGTCATTGGAGGACTATCGTATCTAGCTTTGAGGAAGATCCTCTGA